A genomic segment from Salvia splendens isolate huo1 chromosome 13, SspV2, whole genome shotgun sequence encodes:
- the LOC121761227 gene encoding RING-H2 finger protein ATL52-like — MGSDQSSWTPYNYKDCSLGMCSIYCPQFCYFIFPQPPPPDSASTSPFTPLIIAVIGVLVSAFVLVSYYTIVTRYCTRARSGDAEYPPAGNQWQSAAAAIGLEEAAIRSIAVRRYRRAEGLIEAAECAVCLSEFEEEERLRLLPKCGHAFHVPCIDAWLKSHSNCPLCRAAVVAASPPVDSDPCELREVIVVVEEEEQEVPKSPNRNAEEENGARRMRRSVSLGDVRVSKGDFGDDLGRNRCRSSRGLNFA, encoded by the coding sequence ATGGGATCGGATCAGAGTTCATGGACGCCATACAACTACAAGGATTGCTCACTAGGAATGTGCAGCATCTACTGCCCCCAATTTTGCTACTTCATCTTCCCTCAGCCTCCGCCGCCGGACTCCGCCTCCACCTCCCCTTTCACGCCTCTCATCATCGCCGTAATCGGCGTCCTCGTCAGCGCCTTCGTCCTCGTCAGCTACTACACCATCGTCACCAGGTACTGCACCAGAGCCCGATCAGGCGACGCCGAGTATCCTCCGGCGGGTAATCAGTGGCAATCTGCGGCGGCGGCGATCGGGCTGGAGGAGGCGGCGATCAGGTCGATCGCGGTGCGAAGGTACCGGAGGGCGGAGGGGCTGATCGAGGCGGCAGAGTGCGCGGTGTGCTTGAGCGAGTTCGAGGAAGAGGAGCGGCTGAGGCTGCTGCCGAAATGCGGCCACGCATTCCACGTGCCGTGCATCGACGCGTGGCTGAAATCGCACTCCAATTGCCCCTTGTGCCGAgccgccgtcgtcgccgcctctcCGCCGGTGGATTCGGATCCTTGCGAATTGCGTGAGGTGAttgtggtggtggaggaggaggagcaggaagTGCCGAAGAGTCCGAATCGGAATGCGGAAGAAGAAAATGGTGCGAGGCGTATGAGAAGATCGGTTTCGTTGGGGGATGTTAGGGTTTCGAAGGGGGATTTTGGTGATGATTTGGGGAGGAATAGATGTCGATCTTCGAGGGGATTGAATTTCGCATGA
- the LOC121761802 gene encoding putative acyl-activating enzyme 19 isoform X2 produces the protein MSGAGAADCRRSPCCISHEFYKAASKSPNKIAVIHASSIARDSAQPAANSTKFATAESRPPLYDGDEHFTFSDMLSAVENLSWRLRRVLDGTTKPSLIIPRSVNIVRDKSVHISEYLESSSQSVQQPTKTRNMHIPKVVGIYMEPSVEYIVAVLSILRCGEAFMPLDPSWPNERILSLLSYSKADLVIGTDKSIEGNSCHRLDSSEWLVDEGRIPVLSFSVKESINRQSRLILGWPCENESLRSFCYLMYTSGSTGKPKGVCGTEIGLLNRFLWMQDMYPLHEGDVVLFKTSISFIDHIQEFLGSILSPCTLVIPPFSQLKENVFCIVDFLQGYFISRFVAVPSLMGTILPSLRGPLLAAIQDSLKLLVLSGEVLNIPLYNMLLKSLPKTSILNLYGSTEVTGDCTYFDCKRLSLLLEKEVLTSVPIGLPMSNCDVVLHGENTPHEGEIYVGGLCVAAGYFDHPYLKPLADMTLTSEHDANGCKVQHYYKTGDFARKLPSGDLVCLGRKDRIVKVSGHRIGLEEIESALRDHPDLADAAVLSRKVDEEFLLLEAHVVMEKTAKHDKLLKSALKNWLLGKLPRIMIPVNIMFTKSLPLTSSGKVDFLSLADSTLPDQQSRIDIGEIPQDHLIQVIRKAFSEVLMVEKVSADDNFFLMGGNSISAAYVSFKLGIHMKFLYTFPTPSRLQMALLSPSSHLETDSDLEIDSRRPEGRIISSESSISSTLLEKTNKMLIQADTDGGIYNPTKKSKTESNACSSEKQSPTNSLCNPTAVQTECSFSRCNKSAHGRQCDRSYLCNSIGPNIVPGDGKGFMRELWKVDMGSCVDASPLVVSRGSNVYLFIGSHSNKFVCIDGRSGIVQWETRLDGRVECSAAIVDELSQIVVGCYQGNIYFLHFSNGNVKWSFRTNGEVKSQPVVDKSRHLVWCGSYDHNLYAIDYKSYCCIYKLPCGGSLFGSPAINEMQQMLYVASTNGHVTALEIKNLPFKKLWKQDVGAPVFGSLSINSSNGNIICCLVDGAVVVLKTFGSIVWKVSTGGPIFAGPCTTQALPSQSTINIKPCKHG, from the exons ATGTCCGGCGCCGGAGCGGCGGACTGCAGGAGGTCGCCGTGCTGCATATCGCACGAGTTCTATAAAGCCGCCTCTAAATCCCCCAACAAGATAGCCGTTATACACGCGTCCTCAATTGCCCGCGATTCCGCGCAACCAGCTGCCAATAGTACCAAATTCGCCACCGCGGAATCCCGACCTCCGCTTTATGATGGCGACGAGCACTTCACATTCTCCGATATGCTCTCCGCCGTCGAAAATCTCAGTTGGCGGCTaaggcgagttctcgacggcacCACTAAGCCGTCTTTGATCATACCTCGTTCAG TTAATATTGTAAGAGACAAGTCTGTACACATTTCTGAATATTTGGAAAGCTCAAGTCAAAGCGTACAACAGCCAACTAAGACTAGGAACATGCACATTCCAAAAGTGGTAGGAATATATATGGAGCCATCCGTGGAGTACATTGTCGCTGTCCTTTCGATTTTAAGATGCGGGGAAGCATTCATGCCTCTTGATCCCAGTTGGCCGAACGAAAGGATATTGTCACTATTATCATATTCAAAAGCTGATCTAGTCATTGGGACTGATAAGTCAATCGAGGGGAATAGTTGTCACAGGCTTGATTCATCAGAATGGCTTGTTGATGAAGGACGAATTCCTGTTTTGTCTTTTTCTGTGAAGGAGAGCATTAATAGACAGTCTCGTTTAATATTGGGTTGGCCTTGTGAAAATGAAAGCTTAAGATCATTCTGTTACTTGATGTATACTTCAGGATCTACTGGAAAACCTAAAGGTGTATGTGGCACTGAAATAG GTCTTCTTAATCGGTTTTTATGGATGCAAGACATGTATCCTCTACACGAAGGAGATGTTGTGCTTTTCAAAACATCAATAAGCTTCATTGATCACATACAAGAGTTTCTTGGATCGATACTCTCTCCTTGTACGTTGGTGATACCTCCTTTCAGTCAGCTAAAAGAAAATGTATTTTGTATTGTAGACTTTTTACAG GGATACTTCATTAGCAGATTTGTAGCAGTACCGTCCTTAATGGGGACAATCCTTCCTTCTCTACGTGGTCCATTATTAGCAGCAATTCAAGATTCACTGAAGTTACTTGTGCTAAGTGGTGAAGTTCTGAATATTCCCTTGTACAATATGCTTCTGAAGTCACTACCCAAGACTTCGATATTGAATCTTTATGGTAGCACTGAG GTGACAGGTGACTGTACGTACTTCGACTGCAAAAGATTGTCTCTGCTTCTGGAAAAGGAGGTGCTAACCAGTGTACCAATTGGTTTACCTATGTCTAACTGTGATGTGGTTCTTCATGGTGAAAATACTCCACATGAAGGGGAGATATATGTTGGTGGACTATGTGTTGCAGCAGGTTACTTCGACCATCCATATCTCAAGCCCTTAGCAGATATGACTTTGACTTCAGAACATGATGCTAATGGATGTAAAGTTCAGCATTACTATAAAACTGGTGATTTTGCCAGAAAGCTCCCTAGTGGCGATCTGGTTTGTCTAGGAAGGAAGGATCGTATTGTAAAGGTTAGTGGGCATCGCATTGGTCTTGAGGAAATTGAGAGTGCGTTGCGAGATCATCCTGATTTAGCTGATGCAGCAGTGTTATCCCGCAAGGTTGATGAAGAATTCTTACTTCTTGAAGCTCATGTGGTGATGGAGAAAACTGCCAAACATGATAAACTCTTAAAAAGTGCCCTAAAAAATTGGTTACTGGGCAAGCTTCCAAGGATAATGATACCAGTCAACATCATGTTCACCAAATCACTTCCTTTGACATCTTCAGGGAAGGTTGACTTCCTTTCATTAGCTGATTCAACACTTCCTGACCAACAATCCAGGATTGATATAGGAGAAATTCCTCAGGACCACCTCATTCAAGTCATCAGAAAG GCCTTTTCTGAAGTGTTAATGGTTGAGAAGGTTTCAGCTGatgacaatttttttttgatGGGCGGTAATTCTATATCTGCAGCTTATGTCTCATTCAAGCTGGGAATCCATATGAAGTTTCTATACACCTTCCCTACTCCGTCAAGGCTTCAAATGGCCCTTTTGTCACCCAGTTCTCATCTGGAAACTGATTCTGATTTGGAAATAGATTCCAGAAGGCCTGAAGGCAGGATTATATCAAGCGAATCAAGTATTTCCAGTACTCTTCTTGAAAAGACTAATAAAATGTTAATTCAGGCTGATACTGATGGAGGCATTTATAATCCTACCAAGAAGTCAAAGACAGAGTCAAATGCCTGTTCCTCGGAGAAACAAAGCCCTACCAATAGTTTGTGTAATCCCACAGCAGTGCAAACTGAATGCTCGTTTAGTCGATGCAACAAAAGCGCACATGGAAGGCAATGTGACAGAAGTTACTTATGCAATAGTATCGGGCCCAACATTGTACCAGGAGATGGAAAAGGATTTATGCGAGAACTCTGGAAAGTTGACATGGGTTCTTGTGTTGATGCATCACCTCTTGTGGTTTCCAGAGGAAGTAATGTCTATTTGTTCATTGGATCTCACTCGAACAAATTTGTTTGTATAGATGGAAGAAG TGGAATTGTTCAATGGGAGACCAGATTAGATGGACGTGTAGAATGTTCAGCTGCAATTGTCGATGAACTTTCTCAG ATTGTAGTTGGTTGTTACCAAGGAAATATTTACTTCCTTCACTTTTCAAATGGCAATGTCAAATGGAGTTTTCGAACTAATGGTGAG GTAAAATCGCAGCCAGTGGTTGACAAGAGCAGACATTTGGTTTG GTGTGGATCTTATGACCACAATCTGTATGCCATTGACTACAAAAGCTACTGCTGTATTTATAAACTTCCTTGTGGGGGCAGTTTATTTGGTTCACCTGCTATAAATGAG ATGCAACAAATGCTTTATGTAGCATCCACCAATGGGCATGTTACAGCATTAGAAATTAAG AATCTTCCCTTTAAGAAGTTATGGAAGCAAGACGTGGGGGCACCTGTTTTTGGCTCTCTTTCAATCAATTCTTCTAATGGAAATA TAATTTGTTGCTTGGTAGATGGGGCTGTTGTTGTCCTCAAAACCTTTGGGTCCATTGTTTGGAAG GTCAGTACTGGTGGGCCAATTTTTGCTGGACCCTGCACAACTCAAGCATTGCCTTCTCAG AGTACTATAAACATCAAACCCTGCAAGCATGGCTGA
- the LOC121761802 gene encoding putative acyl-activating enzyme 19 isoform X1, producing MSGAGAADCRRSPCCISHEFYKAASKSPNKIAVIHASSIARDSAQPAANSTKFATAESRPPLYDGDEHFTFSDMLSAVENLSWRLRRVLDGTTKPSLIIPRSVNIVRDKSVHISEYLESSSQSVQQPTKTRNMHIPKVVGIYMEPSVEYIVAVLSILRCGEAFMPLDPSWPNERILSLLSYSKADLVIGTDKSIEGNSCHRLDSSEWLVDEGRIPVLSFSVKESINRQSRLILGWPCENESLRSFCYLMYTSGSTGKPKGVCGTEIGLLNRFLWMQDMYPLHEGDVVLFKTSISFIDHIQEFLGSILSPCTLVIPPFSQLKENVFCIVDFLQGYFISRFVAVPSLMGTILPSLRGPLLAAIQDSLKLLVLSGEVLNIPLYNMLLKSLPKTSILNLYGSTEVTGDCTYFDCKRLSLLLEKEVLTSVPIGLPMSNCDVVLHGENTPHEGEIYVGGLCVAAGYFDHPYLKPLADMTLTSEHDANGCKVQHYYKTGDFARKLPSGDLVCLGRKDRIVKVSGHRIGLEEIESALRDHPDLADAAVLSRKVDEEFLLLEAHVVMEKTAKHDKLLKSALKNWLLGKLPRIMIPVNIMFTKSLPLTSSGKVDFLSLADSTLPDQQSRIDIGEIPQDHLIQVIRKAFSEVLMVEKVSADDNFFLMGGNSISAAYVSFKLGIHMKFLYTFPTPSRLQMALLSPSSHLETDSDLEIDSRRPEGRIISSESSISSTLLEKTNKMLIQADTDGGIYNPTKKSKTESNACSSEKQSPTNSLCNPTAVQTECSFSRCNKSAHGRQCDRSYLCNSIGPNIVPGDGKGFMRELWKVDMGSCVDASPLVVSRGSNVYLFIGSHSNKFVCIDGRSGIVQWETRLDGRVECSAAIVDELSQIVVGCYQGNIYFLHFSNGNVKWSFRTNGEVKSQPVVDKSRHLVWCGSYDHNLYAIDYKSYCCIYKLPCGGSLFGSPAINEMQQMLYVASTNGHVTALEIKNLPFKKLWKQDVGAPVFGSLSINSSNGNIICCLVDGAVVVLKTFGSIVWKVSTGGPIFAGPCTTQALPSQVLICSRDGCIYSFEMETGNLIWKHALGRPITSSPYVDENTQLMSNNSSSSDRLICVCDSSGSIFVLRVDSDMNKVEEFARLDLEGDIFSSPVMIGGRIFVGCRDDYVRCIKLDIK from the exons ATGTCCGGCGCCGGAGCGGCGGACTGCAGGAGGTCGCCGTGCTGCATATCGCACGAGTTCTATAAAGCCGCCTCTAAATCCCCCAACAAGATAGCCGTTATACACGCGTCCTCAATTGCCCGCGATTCCGCGCAACCAGCTGCCAATAGTACCAAATTCGCCACCGCGGAATCCCGACCTCCGCTTTATGATGGCGACGAGCACTTCACATTCTCCGATATGCTCTCCGCCGTCGAAAATCTCAGTTGGCGGCTaaggcgagttctcgacggcacCACTAAGCCGTCTTTGATCATACCTCGTTCAG TTAATATTGTAAGAGACAAGTCTGTACACATTTCTGAATATTTGGAAAGCTCAAGTCAAAGCGTACAACAGCCAACTAAGACTAGGAACATGCACATTCCAAAAGTGGTAGGAATATATATGGAGCCATCCGTGGAGTACATTGTCGCTGTCCTTTCGATTTTAAGATGCGGGGAAGCATTCATGCCTCTTGATCCCAGTTGGCCGAACGAAAGGATATTGTCACTATTATCATATTCAAAAGCTGATCTAGTCATTGGGACTGATAAGTCAATCGAGGGGAATAGTTGTCACAGGCTTGATTCATCAGAATGGCTTGTTGATGAAGGACGAATTCCTGTTTTGTCTTTTTCTGTGAAGGAGAGCATTAATAGACAGTCTCGTTTAATATTGGGTTGGCCTTGTGAAAATGAAAGCTTAAGATCATTCTGTTACTTGATGTATACTTCAGGATCTACTGGAAAACCTAAAGGTGTATGTGGCACTGAAATAG GTCTTCTTAATCGGTTTTTATGGATGCAAGACATGTATCCTCTACACGAAGGAGATGTTGTGCTTTTCAAAACATCAATAAGCTTCATTGATCACATACAAGAGTTTCTTGGATCGATACTCTCTCCTTGTACGTTGGTGATACCTCCTTTCAGTCAGCTAAAAGAAAATGTATTTTGTATTGTAGACTTTTTACAG GGATACTTCATTAGCAGATTTGTAGCAGTACCGTCCTTAATGGGGACAATCCTTCCTTCTCTACGTGGTCCATTATTAGCAGCAATTCAAGATTCACTGAAGTTACTTGTGCTAAGTGGTGAAGTTCTGAATATTCCCTTGTACAATATGCTTCTGAAGTCACTACCCAAGACTTCGATATTGAATCTTTATGGTAGCACTGAG GTGACAGGTGACTGTACGTACTTCGACTGCAAAAGATTGTCTCTGCTTCTGGAAAAGGAGGTGCTAACCAGTGTACCAATTGGTTTACCTATGTCTAACTGTGATGTGGTTCTTCATGGTGAAAATACTCCACATGAAGGGGAGATATATGTTGGTGGACTATGTGTTGCAGCAGGTTACTTCGACCATCCATATCTCAAGCCCTTAGCAGATATGACTTTGACTTCAGAACATGATGCTAATGGATGTAAAGTTCAGCATTACTATAAAACTGGTGATTTTGCCAGAAAGCTCCCTAGTGGCGATCTGGTTTGTCTAGGAAGGAAGGATCGTATTGTAAAGGTTAGTGGGCATCGCATTGGTCTTGAGGAAATTGAGAGTGCGTTGCGAGATCATCCTGATTTAGCTGATGCAGCAGTGTTATCCCGCAAGGTTGATGAAGAATTCTTACTTCTTGAAGCTCATGTGGTGATGGAGAAAACTGCCAAACATGATAAACTCTTAAAAAGTGCCCTAAAAAATTGGTTACTGGGCAAGCTTCCAAGGATAATGATACCAGTCAACATCATGTTCACCAAATCACTTCCTTTGACATCTTCAGGGAAGGTTGACTTCCTTTCATTAGCTGATTCAACACTTCCTGACCAACAATCCAGGATTGATATAGGAGAAATTCCTCAGGACCACCTCATTCAAGTCATCAGAAAG GCCTTTTCTGAAGTGTTAATGGTTGAGAAGGTTTCAGCTGatgacaatttttttttgatGGGCGGTAATTCTATATCTGCAGCTTATGTCTCATTCAAGCTGGGAATCCATATGAAGTTTCTATACACCTTCCCTACTCCGTCAAGGCTTCAAATGGCCCTTTTGTCACCCAGTTCTCATCTGGAAACTGATTCTGATTTGGAAATAGATTCCAGAAGGCCTGAAGGCAGGATTATATCAAGCGAATCAAGTATTTCCAGTACTCTTCTTGAAAAGACTAATAAAATGTTAATTCAGGCTGATACTGATGGAGGCATTTATAATCCTACCAAGAAGTCAAAGACAGAGTCAAATGCCTGTTCCTCGGAGAAACAAAGCCCTACCAATAGTTTGTGTAATCCCACAGCAGTGCAAACTGAATGCTCGTTTAGTCGATGCAACAAAAGCGCACATGGAAGGCAATGTGACAGAAGTTACTTATGCAATAGTATCGGGCCCAACATTGTACCAGGAGATGGAAAAGGATTTATGCGAGAACTCTGGAAAGTTGACATGGGTTCTTGTGTTGATGCATCACCTCTTGTGGTTTCCAGAGGAAGTAATGTCTATTTGTTCATTGGATCTCACTCGAACAAATTTGTTTGTATAGATGGAAGAAG TGGAATTGTTCAATGGGAGACCAGATTAGATGGACGTGTAGAATGTTCAGCTGCAATTGTCGATGAACTTTCTCAG ATTGTAGTTGGTTGTTACCAAGGAAATATTTACTTCCTTCACTTTTCAAATGGCAATGTCAAATGGAGTTTTCGAACTAATGGTGAG GTAAAATCGCAGCCAGTGGTTGACAAGAGCAGACATTTGGTTTG GTGTGGATCTTATGACCACAATCTGTATGCCATTGACTACAAAAGCTACTGCTGTATTTATAAACTTCCTTGTGGGGGCAGTTTATTTGGTTCACCTGCTATAAATGAG ATGCAACAAATGCTTTATGTAGCATCCACCAATGGGCATGTTACAGCATTAGAAATTAAG AATCTTCCCTTTAAGAAGTTATGGAAGCAAGACGTGGGGGCACCTGTTTTTGGCTCTCTTTCAATCAATTCTTCTAATGGAAATA TAATTTGTTGCTTGGTAGATGGGGCTGTTGTTGTCCTCAAAACCTTTGGGTCCATTGTTTGGAAG GTCAGTACTGGTGGGCCAATTTTTGCTGGACCCTGCACAACTCAAGCATTGCCTTCTCAG GTGCTCATATGCTCTAGAGATGGATGCATCTATTCTTTTGAGATG GAGACGGGTAATCTGATCTGGAAGCACGCATTAGGACGTCCAATCACTTCATCTCCTTATGTAGATGAGAACACCCAATTGATGTCCAACAACTCCAGCTCATCTGACAG GTTAATCTGTGTCTGCGACAGTTCTGGTAGTATTTTTGTTCTTAGAGTTGACTCCGATATGAACAAAGTCGAGGAATTTGCTCGACTAGACCTGGAAGGTGATATCTTTTCTTCCCCGGTGATGATCGGGGGTAGGATTTTTGTGGGTTGTAGGGATGACTATGTGCGTTGCATTAAGCTCGACATCAAATAG
- the LOC121761802 gene encoding putative acyl-activating enzyme 19 isoform X3, with translation MHIPKVVGIYMEPSVEYIVAVLSILRCGEAFMPLDPSWPNERILSLLSYSKADLVIGTDKSIEGNSCHRLDSSEWLVDEGRIPVLSFSVKESINRQSRLILGWPCENESLRSFCYLMYTSGSTGKPKGVCGTEIGLLNRFLWMQDMYPLHEGDVVLFKTSISFIDHIQEFLGSILSPCTLVIPPFSQLKENVFCIVDFLQGYFISRFVAVPSLMGTILPSLRGPLLAAIQDSLKLLVLSGEVLNIPLYNMLLKSLPKTSILNLYGSTEVTGDCTYFDCKRLSLLLEKEVLTSVPIGLPMSNCDVVLHGENTPHEGEIYVGGLCVAAGYFDHPYLKPLADMTLTSEHDANGCKVQHYYKTGDFARKLPSGDLVCLGRKDRIVKVSGHRIGLEEIESALRDHPDLADAAVLSRKVDEEFLLLEAHVVMEKTAKHDKLLKSALKNWLLGKLPRIMIPVNIMFTKSLPLTSSGKVDFLSLADSTLPDQQSRIDIGEIPQDHLIQVIRKAFSEVLMVEKVSADDNFFLMGGNSISAAYVSFKLGIHMKFLYTFPTPSRLQMALLSPSSHLETDSDLEIDSRRPEGRIISSESSISSTLLEKTNKMLIQADTDGGIYNPTKKSKTESNACSSEKQSPTNSLCNPTAVQTECSFSRCNKSAHGRQCDRSYLCNSIGPNIVPGDGKGFMRELWKVDMGSCVDASPLVVSRGSNVYLFIGSHSNKFVCIDGRSGIVQWETRLDGRVECSAAIVDELSQIVVGCYQGNIYFLHFSNGNVKWSFRTNGEVKSQPVVDKSRHLVWCGSYDHNLYAIDYKSYCCIYKLPCGGSLFGSPAINEMQQMLYVASTNGHVTALEIKNLPFKKLWKQDVGAPVFGSLSINSSNGNIICCLVDGAVVVLKTFGSIVWKVSTGGPIFAGPCTTQALPSQVLICSRDGCIYSFEMETGNLIWKHALGRPITSSPYVDENTQLMSNNSSSSDRLICVCDSSGSIFVLRVDSDMNKVEEFARLDLEGDIFSSPVMIGGRIFVGCRDDYVRCIKLDIK, from the exons ATGCACATTCCAAAAGTGGTAGGAATATATATGGAGCCATCCGTGGAGTACATTGTCGCTGTCCTTTCGATTTTAAGATGCGGGGAAGCATTCATGCCTCTTGATCCCAGTTGGCCGAACGAAAGGATATTGTCACTATTATCATATTCAAAAGCTGATCTAGTCATTGGGACTGATAAGTCAATCGAGGGGAATAGTTGTCACAGGCTTGATTCATCAGAATGGCTTGTTGATGAAGGACGAATTCCTGTTTTGTCTTTTTCTGTGAAGGAGAGCATTAATAGACAGTCTCGTTTAATATTGGGTTGGCCTTGTGAAAATGAAAGCTTAAGATCATTCTGTTACTTGATGTATACTTCAGGATCTACTGGAAAACCTAAAGGTGTATGTGGCACTGAAATAG GTCTTCTTAATCGGTTTTTATGGATGCAAGACATGTATCCTCTACACGAAGGAGATGTTGTGCTTTTCAAAACATCAATAAGCTTCATTGATCACATACAAGAGTTTCTTGGATCGATACTCTCTCCTTGTACGTTGGTGATACCTCCTTTCAGTCAGCTAAAAGAAAATGTATTTTGTATTGTAGACTTTTTACAG GGATACTTCATTAGCAGATTTGTAGCAGTACCGTCCTTAATGGGGACAATCCTTCCTTCTCTACGTGGTCCATTATTAGCAGCAATTCAAGATTCACTGAAGTTACTTGTGCTAAGTGGTGAAGTTCTGAATATTCCCTTGTACAATATGCTTCTGAAGTCACTACCCAAGACTTCGATATTGAATCTTTATGGTAGCACTGAG GTGACAGGTGACTGTACGTACTTCGACTGCAAAAGATTGTCTCTGCTTCTGGAAAAGGAGGTGCTAACCAGTGTACCAATTGGTTTACCTATGTCTAACTGTGATGTGGTTCTTCATGGTGAAAATACTCCACATGAAGGGGAGATATATGTTGGTGGACTATGTGTTGCAGCAGGTTACTTCGACCATCCATATCTCAAGCCCTTAGCAGATATGACTTTGACTTCAGAACATGATGCTAATGGATGTAAAGTTCAGCATTACTATAAAACTGGTGATTTTGCCAGAAAGCTCCCTAGTGGCGATCTGGTTTGTCTAGGAAGGAAGGATCGTATTGTAAAGGTTAGTGGGCATCGCATTGGTCTTGAGGAAATTGAGAGTGCGTTGCGAGATCATCCTGATTTAGCTGATGCAGCAGTGTTATCCCGCAAGGTTGATGAAGAATTCTTACTTCTTGAAGCTCATGTGGTGATGGAGAAAACTGCCAAACATGATAAACTCTTAAAAAGTGCCCTAAAAAATTGGTTACTGGGCAAGCTTCCAAGGATAATGATACCAGTCAACATCATGTTCACCAAATCACTTCCTTTGACATCTTCAGGGAAGGTTGACTTCCTTTCATTAGCTGATTCAACACTTCCTGACCAACAATCCAGGATTGATATAGGAGAAATTCCTCAGGACCACCTCATTCAAGTCATCAGAAAG GCCTTTTCTGAAGTGTTAATGGTTGAGAAGGTTTCAGCTGatgacaatttttttttgatGGGCGGTAATTCTATATCTGCAGCTTATGTCTCATTCAAGCTGGGAATCCATATGAAGTTTCTATACACCTTCCCTACTCCGTCAAGGCTTCAAATGGCCCTTTTGTCACCCAGTTCTCATCTGGAAACTGATTCTGATTTGGAAATAGATTCCAGAAGGCCTGAAGGCAGGATTATATCAAGCGAATCAAGTATTTCCAGTACTCTTCTTGAAAAGACTAATAAAATGTTAATTCAGGCTGATACTGATGGAGGCATTTATAATCCTACCAAGAAGTCAAAGACAGAGTCAAATGCCTGTTCCTCGGAGAAACAAAGCCCTACCAATAGTTTGTGTAATCCCACAGCAGTGCAAACTGAATGCTCGTTTAGTCGATGCAACAAAAGCGCACATGGAAGGCAATGTGACAGAAGTTACTTATGCAATAGTATCGGGCCCAACATTGTACCAGGAGATGGAAAAGGATTTATGCGAGAACTCTGGAAAGTTGACATGGGTTCTTGTGTTGATGCATCACCTCTTGTGGTTTCCAGAGGAAGTAATGTCTATTTGTTCATTGGATCTCACTCGAACAAATTTGTTTGTATAGATGGAAGAAG TGGAATTGTTCAATGGGAGACCAGATTAGATGGACGTGTAGAATGTTCAGCTGCAATTGTCGATGAACTTTCTCAG ATTGTAGTTGGTTGTTACCAAGGAAATATTTACTTCCTTCACTTTTCAAATGGCAATGTCAAATGGAGTTTTCGAACTAATGGTGAG GTAAAATCGCAGCCAGTGGTTGACAAGAGCAGACATTTGGTTTG GTGTGGATCTTATGACCACAATCTGTATGCCATTGACTACAAAAGCTACTGCTGTATTTATAAACTTCCTTGTGGGGGCAGTTTATTTGGTTCACCTGCTATAAATGAG ATGCAACAAATGCTTTATGTAGCATCCACCAATGGGCATGTTACAGCATTAGAAATTAAG AATCTTCCCTTTAAGAAGTTATGGAAGCAAGACGTGGGGGCACCTGTTTTTGGCTCTCTTTCAATCAATTCTTCTAATGGAAATA TAATTTGTTGCTTGGTAGATGGGGCTGTTGTTGTCCTCAAAACCTTTGGGTCCATTGTTTGGAAG GTCAGTACTGGTGGGCCAATTTTTGCTGGACCCTGCACAACTCAAGCATTGCCTTCTCAG GTGCTCATATGCTCTAGAGATGGATGCATCTATTCTTTTGAGATG GAGACGGGTAATCTGATCTGGAAGCACGCATTAGGACGTCCAATCACTTCATCTCCTTATGTAGATGAGAACACCCAATTGATGTCCAACAACTCCAGCTCATCTGACAG GTTAATCTGTGTCTGCGACAGTTCTGGTAGTATTTTTGTTCTTAGAGTTGACTCCGATATGAACAAAGTCGAGGAATTTGCTCGACTAGACCTGGAAGGTGATATCTTTTCTTCCCCGGTGATGATCGGGGGTAGGATTTTTGTGGGTTGTAGGGATGACTATGTGCGTTGCATTAAGCTCGACATCAAATAG